The Polaribacter tangerinus genome has a segment encoding these proteins:
- a CDS encoding LysR family transcriptional regulator translates to MNYTLHQLEIFKKIAELKSVTKASEQLFLSQPAVSIQLKNFQEQFGIPLFEIVGRRLYITEFGEEIAAAAAKILNEVEAINYKSALFEGQLAGKLKIAIVSTAKYVMPHFLSDFVKQNEMVDITMAVTNKMSVIRSLEDNDCDFALVSTIPKKLNIERIELMRNRLYFVAGKNFKFTENNSITEEFKNALFIFRENGSATRLAMERFLVKNKIEVSRKMELSSNEAVKQAIIADLGISIMPIIGIRSELEKGELQILKVQGLPLETNWNIIWLKTKNQSLVAKAFKNHLEKNKNQIIDSKFKWFRKVSY, encoded by the coding sequence ATGAACTATACTTTACATCAATTAGAAATTTTTAAAAAAATTGCAGAGTTAAAAAGTGTAACAAAAGCTTCTGAACAACTATTTTTATCGCAACCTGCAGTATCTATTCAGCTAAAAAATTTTCAGGAGCAATTTGGTATACCTCTTTTTGAAATTGTGGGTAGACGATTGTACATTACAGAGTTTGGCGAGGAGATAGCAGCGGCAGCAGCAAAAATTTTAAACGAAGTTGAGGCTATTAATTATAAATCGGCATTATTTGAAGGCCAATTGGCTGGTAAATTAAAAATAGCAATCGTATCTACTGCAAAATATGTAATGCCACATTTTTTGAGTGATTTTGTAAAACAAAATGAAATGGTAGATATTACCATGGCAGTTACTAATAAAATGTCTGTAATTAGAAGCTTAGAAGATAATGATTGTGATTTTGCTCTGGTGTCTACCATTCCTAAAAAACTAAATATAGAACGCATTGAACTAATGAGAAATAGGCTATATTTTGTAGCTGGAAAAAATTTTAAGTTTACTGAAAACAATTCCATCACCGAAGAGTTTAAAAATGCTTTATTTATTTTTAGAGAAAACGGTTCTGCTACCAGATTGGCAATGGAACGGTTTTTAGTTAAAAACAAAATTGAAGTATCTAGAAAAATGGAACTAAGTTCTAACGAAGCAGTAAAACAAGCAATTATTGCTGATTTAGGAATTTCTATTATGCCAATTATTGGTATAAGAAGCGAATTGGAAAAAGGAGAATTACAAATTTTAAAAGTACAAGGACTTCCGTTAGAAACTAATTGGAATATTATTTGGTTGAAAACTAAAAATCAATCTTTAGTTGCAAAAGCATTTAAAAACCATTTAGAAAAAAATAAAAATCAAATAATTGATAGTAAGTTTAAATGGTTTCGAAAAGTGAGTTATTAG
- a CDS encoding ABC transporter permease, whose translation MNYELFIAKRIIAGKKYKNSISSPIIKIAITAISLGIIIMLIAVATAGGLQSKIRDKMAAFKGHVQIVNYDQNNSDVSTTSIDKNQDFYPNFNAVKGIKNVQVYAYKAGILRTDSDFEGIIFKGVSSDYDWSLFKEYIIEGRLPNFNQDRNTEILLSKTLTNRLQLNLNDVVKATFLKSVESTIPSNRNYTIVGIYDSGFSQFDKNMMIGDLREVQRLLNWSENEVGGFEVVLDDFEAIDQKGSEIYSAIGATLNAKTIKESYATVFEWIQLFDNNVWFIIAIMILIAGINMITALLVLILERVPMIGLLKALGSYNTSIRKIFLYNATYLIIKGLFWGNLIGLLIIFLQYFFEIITLNPATYYVNVLPVKISILEIVLLNLGTLLLCFLMLLIPSQIITKINPSKSIKFS comes from the coding sequence TTGAATTACGAGTTATTTATTGCAAAACGCATTATTGCCGGTAAAAAGTATAAAAATAGTATTTCATCTCCAATAATAAAAATTGCCATTACCGCTATTTCATTGGGAATTATTATTATGCTAATTGCAGTAGCAACTGCTGGTGGATTGCAGTCAAAAATTCGTGATAAGATGGCCGCTTTTAAAGGGCATGTTCAAATTGTAAATTATGATCAAAATAATTCGGATGTTTCTACAACTTCAATTGATAAAAATCAAGATTTTTACCCCAATTTCAATGCTGTAAAAGGAATTAAAAATGTACAAGTCTATGCTTATAAAGCAGGAATTTTAAGAACAGATTCAGATTTTGAAGGAATTATTTTTAAAGGCGTTTCTTCAGATTATGATTGGTCACTTTTTAAAGAATACATTATTGAAGGACGATTACCAAATTTTAACCAAGATAGAAATACAGAAATTTTACTTTCTAAAACCTTAACAAATCGTTTGCAATTAAACCTTAATGATGTTGTAAAAGCTACTTTTTTAAAATCGGTAGAAAGTACCATTCCCTCTAACAGAAATTATACGATTGTTGGAATTTATGACTCTGGTTTTTCTCAGTTCGATAAAAATATGATGATTGGAGACCTTAGAGAAGTTCAGCGATTGTTAAATTGGTCGGAAAATGAAGTAGGTGGTTTTGAAGTTGTGTTAGATGATTTTGAAGCCATAGACCAAAAAGGCTCAGAAATTTATTCGGCAATAGGAGCCACTTTAAACGCAAAAACTATCAAAGAAAGTTATGCAACCGTTTTCGAATGGATTCAGCTTTTCGATAATAATGTATGGTTTATAATTGCAATTATGATTCTTATTGCAGGTATAAATATGATAACAGCTTTATTAGTTTTAATTTTAGAACGCGTACCAATGATAGGGCTTTTAAAAGCGTTGGGAAGTTATAATACTAGTATCCGAAAGATATTTCTGTACAACGCTACTTATTTAATTATAAAAGGACTTTTTTGGGGAAATTTAATTGGTTTACTTATAATATTTTTACAGTATTTTTTCGAAATAATTACTTTAAACCCGGCCACTTATTATGTGAATGTGTTGCCAGTTAAAATATCTATACTCGAAATTGTATTATTAAACTTGGGTACCTTGTTATTATGTTTTTTAATGCTATTAATTCCCTCTCAAATCATTACAAAAATTAACCCATCAAAATCTATCAAATTTTCCTAA
- a CDS encoding sodium-dependent bicarbonate transport family permease: protein MDLHYLVDNLTNPALLFFFLGLLAVNLKSDLKIPDNSSKFISLYLLLSIGFKGGQELAHSVITSEIIWSLVFGVVLALLVPVYCYYILRLKLSVENSGAIASAYGSVSAVTFVTTISFLEMSNIPFGGHMVAVMALMEAPSIIVGVLLIALYSKDKKNKTSFKKVIHHSLTNGSVVLILGSLIVGYLTNDAQAEGIKPFTTDLFKGFLAVFLLDMGITSGGKLKALLKKGWFTLSFAIIIPIINGCLIAVVSGFFIDEIGNRLLMAILAASASYIAVPAAMKLAAPKANPGLYIPMALAITFPFNITLGMPLYLAIIEAF from the coding sequence ATGGATTTACATTATTTAGTAGACAATTTAACAAACCCAGCATTACTTTTCTTTTTTCTAGGACTTTTGGCGGTAAACCTAAAAAGTGATTTAAAAATTCCAGACAATTCGTCAAAATTCATATCGCTTTATTTATTATTATCTATCGGTTTTAAAGGTGGGCAAGAATTAGCACACAGCGTTATTACTTCAGAAATAATTTGGTCTTTGGTTTTCGGTGTCGTTTTGGCTTTATTAGTCCCTGTTTATTGTTACTATATATTACGATTAAAATTAAGTGTAGAAAATTCAGGGGCAATTGCCTCTGCCTATGGTTCTGTAAGTGCGGTAACATTCGTAACAACCATTTCTTTTTTAGAAATGTCTAACATTCCGTTTGGGGGTCATATGGTTGCAGTAATGGCACTAATGGAAGCTCCTTCAATTATTGTAGGTGTTCTATTAATTGCCCTTTATTCTAAAGATAAAAAGAATAAAACATCGTTTAAAAAAGTAATTCATCATTCGCTTACAAACGGAAGTGTTGTTTTAATTTTAGGAAGTTTAATAGTAGGTTATTTAACAAATGATGCCCAAGCCGAAGGTATTAAGCCATTTACAACAGATTTATTTAAAGGTTTTTTAGCTGTATTTTTATTAGATATGGGAATTACCAGTGGAGGAAAATTAAAAGCACTGTTAAAAAAAGGGTGGTTTACACTTTCTTTTGCAATCATTATTCCTATTATAAATGGCTGTTTAATTGCTGTTGTTAGTGGTTTTTTCATAGATGAAATTGGTAACCGATTACTTATGGCAATTTTAGCCGCTAGTGCATCTTATATTGCAGTTCCAGCAGCAATGAAACTTGCTGCACCAAAAGCAAACCC